A stretch of the Chlamydia pecorum E58 genome encodes the following:
- a CDS encoding aromatic amino acid transport family protein — translation MSSKVVGGSLLIAGTAIGAGVLAVPVLTAEGGFFPTTCLYILSWLFSIASGLCLLEVMTWMKDKQQVNMLSMAENTLGQVGKILMCLAYLFLFYSLLIAYFCEGGNILIRVFGCGGLNAPWLRNYGPMAFACIMCPILLSKTVVADYCNRIFTLGLVVAFGAFCILGCTKMHMGLLYRCSWVSSLNGLPILFLAFGFQSVIPTLYYYMEQNIRDIRRAIFLGSLLPLVLYVVWEAIVLGGVPLGVLRATKLQGCTAVEALKQALQCSGVYIAGEFFGFFALVSSFIGVALGVMDFLIDGLKWKKKTSKFSIFFLAFIIPLAWSMCYPEIVLKCLNYAGGLGAALMTGVFPVWMVWEGRYIRKYHSAKQLLPGGKITLALMLFVIIINVVSLYYKF, via the coding sequence GTGTCAAGTAAAGTCGTTGGAGGCTCCTTGCTTATAGCTGGTACTGCTATTGGTGCTGGAGTTTTAGCTGTCCCCGTATTAACTGCTGAAGGTGGATTCTTTCCTACAACATGTCTTTATATACTTTCTTGGCTTTTTTCTATAGCTTCAGGACTATGTCTTCTTGAGGTAATGACTTGGATGAAAGATAAGCAGCAAGTGAATATGCTTTCTATGGCTGAGAATACTCTAGGACAAGTAGGTAAAATATTAATGTGTCTTGCTTACTTATTCCTTTTTTACTCTCTCTTAATAGCATACTTTTGTGAAGGAGGAAACATATTAATCCGTGTTTTTGGGTGCGGAGGCTTGAATGCTCCTTGGTTACGTAATTACGGGCCGATGGCTTTTGCATGCATAATGTGTCCTATTCTTTTATCGAAAACTGTAGTTGCAGATTACTGCAACCGTATTTTCACATTAGGACTCGTGGTCGCCTTTGGAGCTTTTTGTATTCTAGGGTGTACTAAAATGCACATGGGGTTGTTGTATCGCTGTTCTTGGGTATCTTCCTTAAATGGTTTACCTATCCTTTTCTTAGCCTTTGGGTTTCAAAGTGTGATCCCTACTCTATACTACTACATGGAACAAAACATTAGAGATATTCGTCGTGCAATTTTTTTAGGAAGCCTACTTCCTTTAGTGCTTTATGTTGTTTGGGAAGCCATAGTGCTTGGCGGTGTGCCTTTAGGGGTTTTGAGAGCGACGAAACTACAAGGCTGTACTGCTGTAGAGGCTTTAAAACAAGCGTTACAATGCTCCGGGGTTTATATTGCAGGAGAATTTTTTGGCTTTTTCGCTCTTGTTTCCTCATTTATCGGTGTGGCCTTAGGAGTAATGGATTTTCTTATAGATGGTTTGAAATGGAAAAAAAAGACCAGTAAATTTTCTATTTTCTTCCTAGCATTTATTATTCCCCTTGCCTGGTCAATGTGTTATCCTGAAATTGTTTTGAAATGTCTTAACTATGCAGGAGGTTTAGGTGCAGCTTTGATGACTGGAGTATTTCCTGTATGGATGGTCTGGGAAGGGCGCTATATTAGGAAATATCATTCAGCAAAACAATTATTGCCTGGGGGAAAAATTACTTTGGCACTTATGTTGTTTGTAATAATAATTAATGTTGTTAGCCTTTACTATAAGTTTTAA
- the glmS gene encoding glutamine--fructose-6-phosphate transaminase (isomerizing): MCGIFGYLGSKKAVPLVLEGLIHLEYRGYDSAGIAAIEPQKLLVKKTIGRVSELASSLKNEGISASLAIGHTRWATHGVPTEINAHPHIDTLNSCAVVHNGIVENFKELRALLEDEGIRFSSETDSEVIAQLFSWHYQSSKDLLRSFSWTLSQLQGSIACVIIHKEYPDVMLCASQESPLILGLGEDEETFVASDSRAFCKYAKRVQSLASGELAVIQKRAPIEFYNFELKKITKEFRQIAYSEDTTDKCGYSYYMLKEIYEQPDVLEHLIDKYLEPQGGLKNNFLSELPIEDFDLISIVACGSSYHAGYLAKYIIEATTTLPVHIEVASEFRYRHPYIGGKTLAILISQSGETADTLAAFKELRLRNVAATLGICNVPESTLAMGVDYCLFLEAGVEIGVASTKAFTSQLLLLMFVGLKLATFKGKLSSQDLHSYIQGLKKLPSLCRQLLTNDLLFSWAQAYHKEDKFLFLGRRFMYPIVMEAALKLKEIAYVEANAYPAGEMKHGPIALIFQKSPVIVFCGDSVVYEKMIGNIMEVKARRAHVIAIASENHQDIAAVSDKQLYVPESHNLVAPVLYAIVGQVMAYAMALDRGNEIDYPRNLAKSVTVE, encoded by the coding sequence ATGTGCGGAATATTTGGATATCTGGGTAGTAAAAAGGCTGTTCCTCTTGTTTTAGAAGGCTTAATTCATCTGGAATATCGTGGATATGATTCTGCTGGGATTGCTGCTATTGAACCTCAAAAATTGCTTGTTAAAAAGACTATAGGCCGTGTTTCTGAATTAGCGAGTTCTTTGAAGAATGAAGGGATTTCTGCCTCCTTAGCAATAGGACATACCCGATGGGCGACTCATGGAGTGCCCACAGAAATAAACGCGCATCCTCACATTGATACACTGAACTCCTGTGCTGTTGTTCATAACGGCATAGTTGAAAACTTTAAAGAATTGAGAGCCTTATTAGAGGATGAAGGAATTCGTTTCTCTTCAGAAACAGATTCAGAAGTTATTGCTCAGCTGTTTTCTTGGCATTATCAATCTAGTAAGGACTTGTTACGAAGTTTTTCATGGACTTTGTCGCAGCTTCAAGGAAGCATAGCTTGTGTTATAATTCATAAAGAATATCCGGATGTAATGCTTTGTGCATCGCAAGAAAGTCCTTTGATCTTAGGGCTAGGTGAAGATGAAGAAACCTTTGTAGCTTCAGATTCTCGAGCTTTTTGTAAGTATGCGAAACGTGTACAATCTTTAGCTTCAGGAGAGCTTGCTGTTATTCAGAAAAGAGCACCCATTGAGTTTTATAATTTTGAATTAAAAAAAATTACGAAAGAGTTTCGTCAAATTGCTTACAGTGAGGATACCACGGATAAATGTGGATATAGCTATTACATGCTTAAAGAGATTTATGAACAACCAGATGTTTTGGAACATTTGATTGATAAATACCTTGAACCTCAGGGAGGGCTGAAAAACAATTTTTTATCTGAATTACCTATAGAGGATTTTGATTTAATTTCTATTGTTGCATGTGGGTCTTCGTATCACGCTGGATATCTAGCTAAATATATTATAGAAGCTACTACGACTCTTCCTGTGCATATCGAGGTTGCTTCAGAATTTCGCTATCGTCATCCCTATATTGGGGGAAAAACTTTAGCAATTTTAATAAGTCAATCAGGAGAAACGGCAGATACTTTAGCAGCCTTTAAGGAATTACGTTTAAGAAATGTTGCAGCTACGTTAGGTATATGCAATGTCCCAGAATCGACATTGGCTATGGGTGTAGATTATTGCTTATTTTTAGAAGCAGGAGTAGAAATTGGTGTTGCTTCAACCAAAGCTTTTACTTCTCAGCTCTTATTACTTATGTTTGTGGGATTAAAGTTGGCTACCTTTAAAGGGAAGCTATCTAGTCAAGATTTGCATAGTTACATTCAAGGATTAAAAAAGCTTCCTAGTTTATGTCGTCAGCTTCTTACTAACGACCTTTTATTTTCTTGGGCTCAGGCTTATCATAAAGAAGATAAGTTTCTGTTTTTAGGACGGAGATTTATGTATCCTATTGTCATGGAAGCCGCTTTGAAACTTAAGGAAATCGCTTATGTTGAAGCGAATGCTTATCCCGCGGGAGAAATGAAGCATGGCCCTATTGCCTTAATCTTTCAGAAATCTCCTGTGATCGTGTTTTGTGGTGATTCTGTCGTTTATGAAAAAATGATTGGCAATATCATGGAGGTTAAAGCACGTCGTGCTCATGTAATTGCAATTGCCTCCGAAAATCACCAAGATATTGCGGCTGTTTCTGATAAACAGCTTTATGTTCCTGAAAGTCATAATTTAGTGGCTCCTGTTTTATACGCAATAGTAGGCCAAGTTATGGCTTATGCTATGGCTCTTGACAGAGGAAACGAAATAGATTACCCTAGAAACCTCGCAAAATCTGTTACTGTAGAATAG
- the glmM gene encoding phosphoglucosamine mutase — protein MVQETKQLFGTDGVRGRANFEPMTIETIVLLGKAVAGVLLEERPGKHRVVIGKDTRLSGYMFESALIAGLTSMGVETLVLGPIPTPGVAFITRAYRADAGIMISASHNPYWDNGIKIFSSEGFKISDAVETRIEAMVREFTFGNLPEDHAVGKNKRVVDAMGRYIEFAKATFPKGKTLKGLKIVLDCAHGAAYKVAPSVFEELDAEVLCYGCEPTGVNINENCGALFPSVIQKAVIEHQAHLGIALDGDGDRIIMVDEKGHIVDGDMILSICAHDLKRKSQLRRNRVVATVMTNFGVLKYLESQDIDVLISPVGDRHVLQSMLENEASLGGEQSGHMIFLDYNTTGDGIVSALQVLRIMIESESTLSDLTSAIVKSPQALINVSVREKLPLDNFPSIQEALRDIQSTLGSSGRILLRYSGTENICRVMVEGLKKHQVDCLAKTLADIITLELGSRVIE, from the coding sequence ATGGTTCAGGAAACAAAGCAACTTTTCGGAACGGATGGAGTTCGCGGAAGAGCAAACTTTGAGCCTATGACTATAGAAACCATAGTATTGCTAGGCAAAGCTGTAGCTGGTGTTTTGCTAGAAGAAAGACCAGGAAAGCATCGCGTTGTTATAGGGAAGGATACGCGTCTTTCGGGATATATGTTCGAAAGTGCTTTGATTGCAGGATTGACTTCTATGGGCGTGGAAACTCTCGTATTAGGCCCGATTCCCACTCCAGGAGTTGCTTTTATTACTCGTGCGTATCGTGCGGATGCAGGGATTATGATCTCAGCTTCCCACAATCCCTATTGGGATAATGGGATTAAAATTTTTTCTTCTGAGGGGTTCAAGATTTCCGATGCAGTAGAAACAAGAATTGAAGCAATGGTAAGAGAGTTTACATTTGGAAATTTGCCAGAAGATCATGCTGTTGGCAAGAACAAACGCGTTGTAGATGCGATGGGAAGGTATATAGAGTTCGCAAAGGCAACGTTCCCGAAAGGGAAAACCCTAAAGGGATTGAAAATCGTTTTAGACTGTGCTCATGGAGCAGCGTATAAGGTGGCTCCTTCAGTTTTTGAAGAACTCGATGCTGAAGTGCTCTGTTATGGCTGTGAACCTACAGGAGTCAATATTAATGAGAACTGTGGGGCTCTGTTCCCTTCAGTCATTCAAAAGGCCGTGATAGAACACCAAGCGCATCTTGGGATTGCTTTAGATGGGGATGGGGATCGCATTATTATGGTTGATGAAAAAGGACATATTGTCGATGGAGATATGATCCTTAGTATTTGTGCACATGATTTGAAAAGAAAGTCTCAGTTACGTAGGAATCGAGTTGTTGCTACAGTAATGACAAATTTTGGTGTATTGAAATATTTAGAGAGTCAAGATATCGATGTGCTCATTTCTCCCGTTGGGGATCGTCATGTTTTGCAAAGTATGCTAGAAAATGAGGCCTCTTTAGGAGGAGAACAAAGCGGCCATATGATCTTTTTAGATTATAATACCACAGGAGACGGCATTGTTTCGGCTTTGCAGGTATTGCGTATTATGATTGAAAGTGAATCTACATTGTCAGACTTAACATCTGCAATTGTAAAGAGCCCTCAGGCTTTAATTAACGTATCTGTTCGAGAAAAACTCCCTCTAGATAACTTTCCTTCAATACAAGAAGCTTTAAGAGATATTCAAAGTACTTTAGGATCTTCAGGAAGGATATTGTTAAGATATTCTGGAACGGAAAATATTTGTAGAGTTATGGTTGAGGGATTAAAGAAACATCAGGTGGATTGTCTTGCAAAGACATTAGCAGACATTATTACGTTAGAATTGGGTTCTAGAGTTATCGAATAG
- the pcnB gene encoding polynucleotide adenylyltransferase PcnB yields MACKTNILFHRGSNLLKKKSPSPLIPKIYSATDYNVRLNDFSPQALSVVKALRKAGYTAYIVGGCIRDLLLGTTPKDFDISTSAKPEEIKALFKNCILVGKRFRLAHIRFANQIIEVSTFRSGDTETDALITKDNLWGTPEEDVLRRDFTINGLFYDPAEEAIIDYTGGMSDLSNHYLRTIGDPFMRFKQDPVRMLRLLKILSRFQFTVAPQTQEALLACHRELTKSSQARVFEELIKMLNSGVSARFFRLLKENHLLEILFPYMDKAFRLNKVLEEQTYQYLEVLDYKIQSKSMVYDRHQVFAVFLYPTVNFNVRYKYSKYPNLSLSAIFDFIKNFLEKFFADSFTSCSKKNFILTALILQMQYRLTPLTPTKKTHFFNRKLLNHTRFLEAVSLLEIRSLVYPKLAKIYSAWMHHYHALQKKKESSS; encoded by the coding sequence ATGGCTTGCAAAACTAACATCCTCTTCCACAGAGGCTCGAACTTGTTAAAAAAAAAATCCCCATCCCCCCTCATACCAAAAATTTATTCAGCTACAGACTATAACGTAAGACTTAATGATTTTTCTCCCCAAGCCTTGTCTGTGGTAAAGGCTCTACGTAAAGCAGGGTATACTGCCTATATTGTTGGAGGCTGCATTCGCGACCTTTTGCTTGGTACAACGCCCAAAGATTTTGATATCTCTACATCTGCAAAGCCTGAAGAAATCAAAGCACTATTTAAAAACTGTATTCTTGTAGGAAAGCGTTTCCGTCTCGCCCATATCCGTTTTGCCAACCAAATTATTGAGGTCTCCACATTCCGCTCTGGGGATACTGAGACGGATGCCCTTATTACTAAAGATAATTTATGGGGAACTCCAGAGGAAGATGTTTTAAGAAGGGATTTTACCATTAATGGTCTATTTTATGATCCTGCAGAGGAAGCCATTATTGACTATACAGGAGGCATGAGTGATCTAAGCAACCACTATTTACGTACTATAGGGGATCCTTTTATGCGCTTTAAACAAGATCCTGTACGTATGTTACGGTTATTAAAAATCCTTTCCCGTTTTCAGTTTACTGTTGCGCCCCAAACTCAAGAAGCATTGCTTGCTTGTCATCGCGAATTAACGAAAAGTTCTCAAGCTCGTGTGTTTGAAGAGCTAATAAAAATGCTCAACTCGGGAGTTTCCGCGCGCTTTTTCCGTTTACTTAAGGAAAATCACCTGCTTGAAATTCTGTTTCCCTACATGGACAAGGCGTTTCGTCTTAACAAAGTACTAGAAGAACAAACCTACCAATATCTTGAGGTTCTAGATTACAAAATTCAAAGTAAAAGTATGGTTTATGATCGTCATCAAGTGTTTGCGGTCTTTTTATACCCTACTGTAAATTTCAATGTGCGTTATAAGTATAGTAAGTATCCCAACCTATCTTTATCAGCAATTTTTGATTTCATTAAAAACTTCCTTGAGAAATTTTTTGCAGACTCTTTTACGAGTTGCTCAAAGAAGAATTTCATTTTGACAGCACTCATTCTTCAAATGCAATACCGTCTTACACCCTTAACTCCTACGAAGAAAACCCATTTTTTTAATCGTAAGCTTTTAAACCATACACGTTTTTTGGAAGCAGTTTCCTTATTAGAAATTCGTAGTTTAGTTTATCCGAAACTCGCTAAGATATATTCAGCTTGGATGCACCATTACCATGCACTCCAGAAAAAAAAGGAATCTTCCTCTTAA
- the lpxB gene encoding lipid-A-disaccharide synthase: protein MLSQILKQVLYPLGLLANLCFGSAFTLQWWQNKAYKTSQVPKFFWKISSLGAILMILHGFIQNQYPIAMLYTINLMIYFRNLNILSAHPISFQKTLTAIILAPALVLLSFFISVYFDPSTQWIAAPNLPHIPRVSINIYWHVLGNFGLLIFSARFLFQWYFVEQGHKSEIPKIFWKMSLVGGSLSLIYFIRLKDPVNILSYSCGLFPPLANFYLLYKRKDTQQYATNHCFLSAGETSGDILGGNLIRVIKSLHPKKIFSGIGGPCMRAQGLTPIINSEEFHVSGFSEVFTTLFSLFKKYRKTLKTILKEKPETVVCIDFPDFHSYLIQGLRKRGYKGKIIQYVCPTIWAWRSKRKRFLEKYLDALLVIFPFEKELFSDSSLNTVYLGHPLVDAIANHQYDSSWKDNFPISSRPIIAAFPGSRRGDIKRNLKVQVRAFLSSSLKNTHQLLISSSSPQNDEIIQAVLKEEHCEHAVIIPATLRYELMHESDCALAKCGTIVLETALTQTPTIVTCQLRALDSFLAKYVFKIFLPAYSLPNIIMKSIIFPEFIGDRTDFHPEEVASALELVMQGKHREEQKVACEKLRHIMTTNVVSPQEFLCSFYDIPTSHFSL from the coding sequence ATGCTGTCCCAAATCCTAAAACAAGTTTTGTATCCTTTGGGGCTCCTTGCAAATCTCTGTTTTGGAAGTGCATTTACCCTCCAGTGGTGGCAAAACAAAGCATATAAAACTTCCCAAGTTCCCAAGTTCTTTTGGAAAATCTCCTCCTTAGGGGCAATTCTCATGATTCTTCATGGGTTCATTCAAAATCAATACCCCATTGCAATGCTTTATACGATAAATCTAATGATTTATTTTAGGAACTTAAACATCTTGTCTGCCCATCCTATTTCTTTTCAAAAAACTCTAACAGCGATCATTTTGGCTCCAGCGCTGGTTCTTCTTTCGTTTTTCATCTCTGTGTACTTTGATCCCAGTACACAATGGATTGCAGCACCAAATCTCCCTCATATTCCCCGTGTTTCTATAAACATATATTGGCATGTTTTGGGGAATTTTGGACTTCTTATCTTTTCTGCAAGGTTTCTCTTTCAGTGGTATTTTGTTGAGCAAGGTCACAAATCTGAAATTCCAAAGATTTTTTGGAAAATGAGCCTTGTAGGAGGTTCTCTCTCTCTTATTTACTTCATCCGCTTGAAGGATCCTGTAAATATTTTAAGCTATAGCTGTGGGTTATTTCCCCCTTTGGCAAATTTCTACCTTCTTTACAAAAGAAAAGACACTCAGCAGTATGCAACAAATCATTGTTTTCTTTCCGCGGGGGAGACTAGTGGGGATATTCTTGGGGGGAACCTGATCCGCGTTATCAAATCCCTACACCCCAAGAAAATCTTCTCTGGAATCGGAGGACCTTGCATGCGCGCGCAAGGGCTTACCCCTATTATCAACAGCGAAGAATTCCATGTTTCTGGATTTTCTGAAGTTTTTACGACTTTATTTTCTCTATTTAAAAAGTACAGGAAAACCCTAAAAACTATTCTCAAAGAAAAACCAGAAACTGTTGTTTGTATTGACTTCCCTGATTTCCATTCTTATCTGATTCAAGGACTAAGAAAACGCGGTTATAAGGGAAAAATCATTCAATATGTTTGTCCGACTATTTGGGCTTGGAGATCAAAAAGAAAGCGATTTTTGGAAAAATATCTTGATGCGCTTCTTGTTATCTTTCCTTTTGAAAAAGAGCTGTTCTCAGATTCTTCTCTAAACACGGTATACTTGGGTCACCCTTTGGTTGATGCAATTGCTAATCATCAGTATGACTCCTCCTGGAAAGACAACTTCCCAATTTCCTCTCGTCCCATTATCGCAGCATTTCCTGGAAGCCGTCGTGGAGATATTAAAAGAAACTTAAAAGTCCAAGTCCGCGCATTTCTTTCCTCTTCTTTAAAAAACACCCACCAACTCCTCATCTCCTCATCCTCTCCGCAAAATGATGAGATTATCCAAGCAGTTCTTAAGGAAGAGCATTGCGAGCATGCAGTAATTATCCCAGCAACACTACGTTATGAACTTATGCATGAGAGCGATTGCGCCCTAGCAAAGTGTGGAACTATAGTTTTAGAAACAGCCCTTACCCAAACTCCTACAATTGTGACATGTCAATTACGAGCCCTGGACTCCTTTTTGGCTAAGTACGTATTTAAAATTTTCCTCCCAGCCTACTCTCTTCCTAATATCATCATGAAATCTATTATCTTCCCAGAATTCATAGGAGACAGAACAGATTTCCATCCCGAAGAGGTTGCTTCAGCTCTAGAGCTCGTTATGCAAGGGAAACATCGAGAAGAACAAAAAGTAGCTTGCGAGAAACTTCGACACATTATGACAACAAATGTCGTCTCCCCTCAAGAATTTCTTTGTTCTTTTTATGACATCCCAACATCACATTTTTCCCTTTAA
- a CDS encoding DUF1548 domain-containing protein, with product MIEKTKINTTNQNLESYRIDKISISIKCKQNFFFYVFMDIAGYSFVEKAPHTAVSSHPSPREVSCIQTWLKNTQFIDLLISTAHAFQAICSPRKWPKSCSCFSAVAICVPALITTILLYLLLLPIRLLLSFSSCCFHWYRKSFNILSPKKIPGGVPPLSLRSLTENEKKEVDNLITSLKLILLDETGKLRSFNTNTSPEALSKAPELLPFFKDLERAQGVTCNYDHLEAALKRYNAYDNSWKNIILPYVRSLKNERGHPDGETFPILMHFFLLALNDPLIPKDKKRKAALFISLSASACKPTWGEVIIRALMQLYSKSSLGENQLLMWVQEAKEALLLELHEHRAVLKEARFETINIHDQQFDDEEWHIINGVKHHYGKELGLATFHLQENLSKLTLRQTSGDLKTPYIELFNDFKEAYAKYGETLIIKVFKAYKSADPTTQATVHDYTLSLLQNLLNLPNTTAHVDLLESLCDENYELKIEAIAYLLLTLDLIQEV from the coding sequence GTGATAGAAAAAACAAAAATAAACACAACAAACCAGAATCTTGAAAGTTATCGTATTGATAAAATCTCAATTTCTATAAAATGCAAGCAAAACTTTTTCTTTTATGTTTTTATGGATATTGCAGGATATTCCTTCGTTGAAAAAGCTCCCCATACAGCAGTAAGTAGCCATCCATCCCCTAGAGAAGTTTCGTGCATTCAAACATGGTTAAAGAACACTCAGTTTATTGATCTTCTTATATCTACAGCACATGCGTTTCAAGCGATCTGTTCTCCTAGAAAATGGCCAAAAAGCTGTTCGTGCTTTTCTGCTGTTGCTATATGTGTTCCCGCACTAATTACAACAATTCTCCTATATCTTTTACTTTTGCCTATCCGCCTTTTACTCTCTTTTTCCTCTTGTTGCTTTCATTGGTATCGGAAAAGTTTCAATATTCTTTCACCTAAAAAGATCCCTGGGGGTGTCCCTCCTCTTTCTTTAAGAAGCTTAACTGAAAATGAAAAAAAAGAAGTCGATAATCTCATAACTTCGTTAAAACTGATCCTTTTGGATGAAACAGGGAAGCTTCGGAGCTTTAATACTAATACGTCTCCAGAAGCTCTAAGTAAAGCTCCTGAGCTCTTGCCTTTCTTCAAAGATCTAGAGCGTGCTCAGGGAGTCACTTGTAACTATGATCATCTAGAAGCAGCCCTGAAGCGTTATAATGCTTACGATAACAGTTGGAAAAACATTATCCTTCCCTATGTACGCTCTTTAAAAAATGAGCGAGGACACCCGGATGGAGAGACTTTTCCGATTCTTATGCATTTCTTTCTGCTTGCACTTAACGATCCTCTTATCCCTAAAGATAAGAAACGTAAAGCAGCTTTATTTATTAGCCTCTCGGCTTCTGCATGCAAGCCTACATGGGGGGAGGTTATTATACGCGCCCTTATGCAGCTCTATAGCAAATCTAGCCTTGGGGAAAATCAACTTCTTATGTGGGTTCAAGAGGCTAAAGAAGCTCTCCTTCTAGAACTTCATGAACATAGAGCTGTTCTCAAAGAAGCACGTTTCGAAACAATCAATATTCACGATCAACAATTCGATGATGAAGAGTGGCACATCATTAACGGCGTAAAGCACCATTATGGAAAAGAACTCGGGCTTGCCACCTTCCATCTTCAAGAGAACCTATCAAAACTCACTCTAAGGCAAACGAGCGGAGACTTAAAAACACCATATATCGAACTTTTCAATGACTTTAAAGAAGCCTATGCAAAGTATGGGGAAACACTTATAATAAAAGTCTTCAAAGCTTACAAATCTGCTGATCCAACAACACAAGCTACCGTTCATGATTATACCCTTTCTCTACTTCAAAACCTCCTTAACCTCCCCAATACAACAGCACACGTTGACCTCTTGGAAAGCTTATGCGATGAAAATTATGAGCTTAAGATAGAAGCTATCGCATACCTATTACTAACTTTAGATCTTATTCAAGAGGTATAA
- a CDS encoding DUF1548 domain-containing protein, protein MKIFYLENLHNLIPIHGLLGTYTAANIRYFVKNLDFRFIYSLVARLLTNTCQHTPLRPERISITKILISLTLSAILCILLYPIKFLLLGFGFLHQLCCKNSQKPLAIRIENLKQSLLQPVITINPQLEPQLPPSLKQAFSDPEDNTKLCYFNLSKTLHALQILTPPWKAILTNLCTYKSHPNGKILARIMTQYNKALQDHHLSFIEKRASAAYIALHAEDSLATAFAAYSKLLDFYKHENSVENLLLLWILEFKECLLLSLAIEHSLNSEDIFRFKQQYSDLLGLNFQFFKKLIFTPQEKPFEKLFQQFCKIYTSSASKLINHIELCIYNSSPAIKKAIAKYLFSQLEALGFNPQERVLVMYNLFYSYKLKRELNQLGIRFLLDRIHALLPYAKKEGD, encoded by the coding sequence ATGAAGATTTTTTACCTGGAAAATCTACATAATTTAATTCCCATACACGGCCTTCTGGGGACATATACAGCTGCAAATATCCGATATTTTGTTAAAAACTTAGATTTTCGATTTATCTATTCTTTAGTAGCAAGATTGCTAACAAATACCTGCCAACATACTCCCCTACGTCCTGAACGCATTTCTATTACGAAAATTCTTATTTCACTCACGCTATCTGCAATCCTATGTATTCTCCTATACCCTATAAAATTTCTACTGTTAGGTTTCGGTTTTCTTCATCAGCTATGTTGTAAAAATTCCCAAAAACCACTAGCTATCCGGATAGAAAATCTCAAGCAATCCTTACTGCAACCTGTAATAACTATCAATCCCCAGTTAGAACCTCAACTACCACCTTCTTTAAAGCAGGCCTTCTCTGATCCCGAAGACAATACAAAGTTATGTTATTTTAATCTCTCTAAAACTCTTCACGCCTTGCAAATTCTTACACCTCCTTGGAAGGCCATTTTGACAAATCTCTGTACATACAAATCTCATCCAAACGGGAAAATTCTTGCACGTATCATGACGCAATATAACAAAGCGTTACAAGATCACCATCTCTCCTTTATAGAAAAACGTGCCTCAGCAGCGTATATTGCATTACATGCTGAGGACTCCTTAGCAACAGCATTTGCAGCCTATTCTAAACTCTTAGATTTCTATAAACATGAAAATTCTGTAGAGAACCTACTGCTACTTTGGATATTAGAATTTAAGGAATGCCTGCTCCTTAGCCTAGCTATAGAACACTCCCTCAATAGCGAAGACATTTTCAGATTTAAGCAACAATACAGTGACCTACTAGGGCTGAATTTCCAATTTTTTAAAAAGCTTATATTCACTCCTCAAGAAAAGCCTTTTGAAAAGCTGTTTCAGCAGTTTTGCAAAATCTATACATCCTCAGCTTCCAAGCTAATCAACCATATAGAACTGTGTATTTACAACAGTAGCCCTGCAATAAAAAAGGCTATAGCAAAATACCTTTTTTCTCAGCTAGAAGCTTTAGGTTTTAATCCTCAAGAACGCGTTCTTGTAATGTATAACCTATTTTATAGTTACAAATTGAAAAGAGAGCTTAACCAACTCGGCATTCGGTTTCTTTTGGATAGAATCCACGCTCTACTTCCATATGCAAAGAAAGAGGGAGACTAA